A segment of the Zalophus californianus isolate mZalCal1 chromosome 3, mZalCal1.pri.v2, whole genome shotgun sequence genome:
AGAAATCTAATTTTTTGAATGTAAAGGCCAGAGAACAATGCAAGACCTATTCCTATTAAAAGCTTAGACAAAAATAAGAACACGTTCCCAGTATTACTTAATGCTTTCCAGTGAATTTCTTACCAGTGCTTTCCAGTGAATTTCTTACCAATTCATAATATATAACAGAAAAAGGAGGTAAATCCACtggaaaagaagacataaaatatagtattttggGGCTCTAAGACAattctttcatattattttcacaTTGTTGAAACTGGGATATGTTTTACAGTTGGTGGCTTCTTAAGATACCAATAATACTGTTTGTACTTTCTTAGTAGTATATAAAATGATGGTGCATTTCACCAAAGATACATTGAGTGTATCTTTGACTCaatgaaatacattatttatttttagacaacATGATTGTGTAGCTAAAACATCTGAAAGACTAATTTCAAAAACTGTTAGATAAAGATACAAATTACTAGATAAAGCTACAAAAtcaacttgaaaaaataattcttccatAAACCAACAATAATCTAGCTGAAAATAATTAGGGACAGAGTCCATTTAAAAAAGCAGgagtcagggcgcctggatggctcagtcagttaagcatctgccttcagctcaggtcatgatcccagggtcctgggatcaagccccacatcaggttccctgctcagcggggagtctgctcctccctctccttctgcccctccgcctgctcgtgctctttctgtctttctcaaacaaacaaaatcttaaaaaaaaaaaatagaaggagtCATCCAAAATATCTAGGTATAACCTtagtaaaaaaaatatgagaggggctcctgggtggctcagtcagttaagcgtctgactcttgattttggctcaggtcttgatctcagggtcatgagttcaagccctgtgttgggctccatgaccagcatggagcctacttaaaaaaaaaaaaaaaaaaagatttgcatgACAAAAACCACAGAACtttgccaaaatatataaaataagaatacattAACAGAAAGATGTGCCATGGTGCAGAAATAATATTTCAACATATTGTCAAATTATTGATAGGTTGAACACAATTCCAATCAAATTCCCCACCAGGATTTTTGAGgaaaaaacctaaatataaaattcatctgAAAGAATAAAAGGTCATGAATAGCCCAGAAAagtttggaaatgaaaataaataactatGTGCCATatcaaatatctaaaaaaaaaaaaaaaaacctttaaaaaaagaaaaaaataagtttatttaaattaCCCTACACAGACTTTCTGCTTCTGGTTAAATAGTACTTTATATTAGAACTCtgaaatcaggggtgcctgggtggctcagttgttaagcatctgccttcggctcaggtcatgatcccagggtcctgggatcgagccccgcatcgggctccctgctcatcgggaagcctgcttctccctctcccactccccctgcttgtgttccctctctcgctgtgtctctctctgtcaaataaataaaaatcttaaaaaaaaaaaaaaagatgttagggGATATGAATCAACAGGCAGATGAAGAAATACACTGGGCAACGTCCTGAACAAAGAAGCTTCTGCCTCTGTAGAGCTTGAGACTTGACAGGGTGTCCCGTGAAAGTGTTCTGATTTACCAACCCtgtacttttatgtttttatggaGGCCTCAGTACGTAGTTCGgactgattaaatcactggcaCTGGTGACTGAGTCAACTTTTAGCCCCCTCTCCTTTGCCTAGAAATCAGTAGATAAGACTGAGGTCCAACTCTCATCAAGGTTGGTTCCCTACCAACTAGCCCACACCCATCTTTACAggatttccaaaagtcacctcattaacataaactcagttGTGGTTGAACAGGACTTGTTATGAATAACAGACACCCATTTCACCTGTGTGGCCCTGAAGCCTTTTCAGGAATTAAGacaagagaccaaatattataacaaaagattcTCCCATTGCTCTTAttgctcaggaaattccaagagccTTGGAAACTATGAACCAGGAACCAGAGACAGACCAAAATATATACTCATTACAAATCACAACATCACAGTCTTTAATGATTATGGAACTACCACGTTATCCCTGACTATCTACCTGGACTTTTTATGTGAGGGAGAAACAAACTATCTTATTTAAGTTCCTGTTTTTGCAATGGTCTCTACACTGAAATAGCCAGCCACAACGAATATAAAGCTTTATACTACTAGTTAGATAAAGCTGAAAGCTGGGAATGTCTGCAAAATTTTGACTTAGAGATATTCAGAATATAAAGCCTAATCCATATTAGGGAGAAAACCCTTTGGGTTGGAATTATACTCGTTCTGTGGTTTTCATCATAAAAATGTCTTTGATAGTTTTTAACAAAACACTTGAGTTACTCAACCTCAGGAGTTGAATGTCACCACCTATGAAATATAACTTCCAATCCAATGATATGCATGCATGCTAATTAGTTGTTAGTCAGAAAGAATGTGGACTCTGTCTGGCATTCTCCCTGAAGATTTGACAAGTTAATGAAAAGTCCCTTACAACAGATTTAAcagattcatttctttaaaactaagtgtgagagttgttttttttttaatatcaggaaCAACTTTGTAGCTATATCTTTGTACAGATTCATAATAATTTTCTcatgataaattcctagaaataaaattataagatcaAACCATAcccatattttacaaatattgtcAAATTACTATCCAGAAATGCAACAATTTACATTTCTGTGTTGAATGCGAGTAAATCAGGGTAGTACGTGCTGCTGACATGGGAGTTTCTGAGCCCCCAACAATTCTCTTTCAAGATTCTCTATgatctaggggcacctaggtggctcagtcggttaagtctctcctttcgcctcaggtcatgatctcagggtcctgggatcaagtctggcatcaggctccctgctcagcggggagcctgcttctccctttcccattccccctgcttatgtggtctctctctttgtcaaatcaatcaatcaataaataaataaataaaatctttaaagaaaaaaaagattctctatGATCTTTAAATAAAGAATCTTGACTTTTTGGGGTACTGATCATACTCACCTGCTTTGCACATGTAGAAGGTGCCTGTCAGGTTGGTCTCAATCACAGCATGCCATCCCTTTGCACTGATGTGTCCTGTAGGAGACGTGAACTGGCCTCCTGCATTGTTTACCAAAAAGTTGATCTTACCATAAGTATCTAAGGTGGATTTGACCAAATTGTTCACCTAAATAAGAATGTTAAAAGTAAACTAGTTAATAACCTAACTTGCTACTTGGACTGACACCTAACTCTAGGAGAAGAAAGAACTTGCAGTCTGTCACAGTAAATGGTATCAGTAACAGTAACTGAAATCAGGTTAAAATTAACACTAAGAAATGACTTAAAAGGGGCACCTGTCTGGTTCAGTTGGTacaacatgtgactcttgatcttggggttgtgagttcaagccccatgttgggtgtagagatgactgattacttaaaaataaaatatttaaaaaaaatagagaaaagaaatgacttaAAGGGGGAAAGGCACAAAAAGTAATCTTGCTTAGACCACATCCTTGCTTAGCTTCCTTGTTTctttccatcccctccccctggAGGTAATACACTCAATAAATCATTAGCAAAAGAATTTCTTTTACGGGATCTGCTTCTAGTTAACCTCATCCAAGACAGCCACCATAGGAACATCTGAAGCACAGGTTTAGGAACCACTCctgtaaataaaatgaatgaataaatgatacagaCATTTTTGCATTACCTCCTCTTCTTTGCGGATGTTGCATTTTATGGGAGTGACCTGAGCCTGGTTGGTGGGGGGCAGGCTGGCCTTCAGTTCATCTGCAACAGATTTTAATCTATCAAAGTTGCGAGATGCAATCACCACACTACACCCTGAAAAGAAAACAGTCCAAGAATAAGTAAATGTGCTTTCACTggttgtccaaaaaaaaaaaaaaaaaaaaaaaggtcaggaaGTGTTTCATGTGTacccataaaaaaaatgaatcaggaCTTCTGCCTCTGGTTAAGATGGACCATCAGTAACTGAGTTTACCCTCCAGACCAAAACTGGTCTGGACTAAAAAACTGGTCAAAGTATAATGCAGGATGGTTTTCAGGCACTGGACATGGTAGCATGGCACAGCGATCTCAGAGAATGGAGACAAACAATGTGAGCCCTGTGATCATTCCagcacagggaggaggaggaacccTTTCAGACCCCCAGGAAGAGATGAAGTTGGGAGTCCAGGGAGGCCAAGACAGCACTGGAAATAGTATCCCAACCAGGCAAAACCTTGTTTGAAGGGGCACTGGGTAAAATACTCAGAAGGGCATGGTCTCAGTAGTGAAGCAAAATTAGCCCTAGATGAAAGGCCGTTCAGGTCAAcatttaacatataaagtatcaAACTGCTTCCAAGTAACTTAATAACGGAAGTAACAACTTCTGTGATGCAATTAAcacagaacaaagctcaagaatatttaaatgaatataaaaataaccagcgtccaacaaggtaaaattcaaaTGTCTAGCAGTCATGTAAAGGAGCAAGTAAATACAacccataatgaggagaaaagtCAGTTAATAAAAACAGAACCAGAAATGGCAATGATGATATAATTAAATAAaccagtgacaaagagaaaaatattaaaagtcttCCCGCGTTTCCTCATTAGGTAATACACATAGGATGGATTCATTTTAAACACAACTATAAAGAATTCCATAGCATGTTTCCACAGGTCTCCTTGTTCCCTACCTCGAGCACGTTATCTTTGATTCTAAGTCTTCCCTTTAGTTTACAAACAGTGGTTTCATCTTTCAACGTGTCTCCAGCATTTCTCAGAAAGAACTCTTCCTTTTCCCCCGCGGTTTCAATGTCGCCCACATGTACAGAATCTTGGCTTGGCAAGTCCACGTCTCCCAGCCCTGCCTAATACCTCCCGGCTCCCGACCCCAGGTCACACCGGTGTGTGTCTCTGCGGACCTAGGATCTAGGTAGCCTGACCCAGGGGGGCTGCTCACGTACCCAGCTGCAGGAGCTCTGTCGCGATGGCCTTTCCGATACCCGTGGCCCCGCCAGTGACGATGGCCAGTTTGTGCCGCAGCAATCCAGGCGCCAGGAAGCTCTTCCACTCGCCGCAAGAGCCCATGTCGGCCGAGGGCCTGAGTCCGGGAAGCGCAGAGGTCACTCAATCTCTGCGGCCCTCCTGGTGCGCGGGACCAAGGGCCCTGCCCACGTGACCGCCGGGGGCCCCGCCCCGTCCCGTCCCGTCCCGTCCCGTCGCCCCGCCTCGCCCGGTCGCCCCGCCCTCCCGCCGCGGCAGGTTCCCATCCTCCCGGCGGACGGCTGCTCCCCGGTGACGGCTGCTAGGCTCGGTCTGGATCCTCTGCCAGACTTTGTCCCCGGCATGTGTAGGTGAGATCCCTTGTTcgttggggttttgtttttgtttttaaatttcgaGGCCATTGTGGGGACCGGAGGAAGGGAAGCAGACAAAAAGCGGGAGCGTGCTCGATTTCTAAAAATCCTCAGTGCTATAGCTCTCATGGTTAATTAAGATGAATTCTCCAGGGCATCTGGGGAAAGAGAGGCTGCGCACGGGAGCCGTACTGCGCCCGCCCGCCGCCTCGGACGTCGGGAGATGCTCTGGCTGCAGTTGTGGTGCGCCTCTGGCTGGGAAGGAAAGGGGCAGGCTTAGCTGAGGGGGAATAAACCTGGCCTCCAGATCCTTTCCGCCCCTGGAAGGGACGCTGGGCGCTGAgaggtgtgtgtttgggggggggggggggtagggtggaggaggggaggatgcAGTTGCAGTTATCCACAGAACCAagataataaatgattttaaaaataaactcgaGCCCACCTCCACCTCATCTCCCTTTCCCCGCCCAGGAATGAAGGGAGGAGACTATCTTTACCAGATTTGAGATCTAATCCATTTCAACCGGGCTGCATAAACTGATGAATCCGAGGGTGTGTGTTTCATGCAAGAACGCTAATGTAGGTGTGTGAGATCCTATCTTCTAGTTCATTCCTTATGTAGGGAAGCAAGCATTCTGAGGATGGGGGGGAATTTCTCATCCGCAGTTTGATGCCCAGTAGCGGTGAGTTATTATTCAGATTCTCCTCCATATTGTTCATCTAGCTTCATACTGTCAACCCACCAGAAAGAGCTTACACCTGGACTGGCCTAGGGAGACTTGGCCTAAGAATTTGGCAGATCTAGGGAATGTGGGTGGTGCTGTGGTCTTAACAATCCAGGGAGGATGCTATTTCTGTCTGCTGTCAAGAGTACTGTATTTTCCCCTACAAGGTATTAAAATGatgtaaaagcaaacaaatgcCTTCATTCTTTTGTTGGGCCCACCCACCAGCTAGTTACTCACAAAGTGAATTAGAAATGGGTCTTGTTAAAAGTGGAATCAGACATCACTTCCTCTCTGATCTTCCATCACCTTACCCTTCTCTGATCTCCTTTAAGAAATActtgccctggggcacctgggtggctcaatcggttaagcatctgagtctgtttcggctcaggtcatgatctcagggttgtgggcaCGGAGCTTGCTTgcggttctttctctccctctccctctccccctaacCGCCCCCTACCCTCCtgtgcttttttctctctcttaaaaaaaaaaagaaaggaaagaaagaaagaaagaaagaaagaaaacttgccCATCTATTTTTGTTGATGACAGGTTCCAATCTATACtcattaaagaaaggaagacatcTCTTCCACCTTCTGCTTCCCATTTGCTAGGTAAGAGCTTTGAGTCCAgtgataaagtatttttttttaacaggatgaGAAATAGTGACTCAGTTCTAAGGGCTTTCTTATTCCAGAAAATTCCGTGCTTTCTTGAGAGCAAAGAAcactctttcttttaaagatactttTATCAAAGATATAATTTAATGTGGTTGTGATCTGGTCTAGACCTGTGGATTCACAGAGCTCTGCCAGGGTGGGTCAGTGTGGGCCTGGTTCTACTGTAGCCTTTGTATGGCAGCTGAGGACTGAGGGATTCTGCAGTCCTCCAGTGAAAAGATGACTGGGCTGGCTTTAAGCAGGTTTTGGCTGCTGAGTATGACAAAGAGCCATTCCTTGGCTGCAATGAAGTTACAGTCTGAACAGTCAGCAAGGCTCTTTCTCATAGTCCAGAGATTCTGTGATTCAGAGAGATGTTGGGGTCTCTTTGAGAGATCccttaaaatgaaaaggcatgtGCTGTTTGCCCCGTCTCTCTCGCCTCAGTCAGGGTTTGAAAGTCTGCTAACCCCAAAAGCCTAGAGGTACGGCAACAGAGACTCCTTGTTTCTAGATTTTAATTCTGGTTCCTGGTTGAGTCATCACTTCATGAGGTATCCACGCCATGCTACGTTGATGTTCCTTTGGCCGAATCAAATGCTACCCTGCACTCTGCATCACTGCCCCCTTTGTCCCAGGGAAAAAGGCATCTCCTGGGCCAGGATCCTTCCACACTCCCACTCTGTCATACCCTATTAGCACAGACTCCCTTCATCTTCTGGGATGTTCTTGCTGCTCACCCagcttcccacccctcccccaccccatctgcctggtaacttcattttcttcctgcctCAAAACAGCTGCTGGCTCATACTGACAGGGGCCTGTGAGATTCTCAACATTCAGCCTCACTGAGTCTTGGTGCTAGAAGAATGTCAATGAGGCATCTagccaccccccacacccccaccttgAAGTAAGAGCAGTTCGGAACTGAACCAGCTCACACAAACAATTCCATACCACATGCCAGGTGCTGTTCAAGGCATGGAGGATACAATACAGTGGACAGTACAGTTAGCtatccttgcctttttttttttttaagattttatttatttattcaagagagagcacacgtgcgagcatgagcagggggagaggcagagagagaaagggagaagcagactgcggagcagggagcccaacacggggctccgtcccaggcccctgcgatcatgacctgagctgaaggcagacgctgaactgactgagtcACCGAGGCGCCCCTGTCCTTGCCTTTGTAGAGTTTTTATTCTAGCATGTAGGTATGACAGGAGTGGGAATAGGGCCACCCTTATTccctataaacaaacaaaagatcaGAGAGTGAAGATCCAATTTTACAGCTCTTAACAATATGGAGATGCTCAAGTTCCTTGTAACCCACTACCCTCGCTACCAGGAACTGTTTCCTTTGTAGACAAGCCAGATGCTTCTAGATGATGAACCAGGCTCAATGTGAGAGCCTTTCAGGACAGGTAGGTTGAGCAGTGACAAAGGAGATGCTGCTCACAGGACCATGAAGGAACAGGATGCAGTCTAACTCATAACGAATTCACAGCAACTGGCTAGAGGTTGGGAGTTTTAAGTTGCTGTTCCATCATTGCTCCAATCACTGACATCAGCCCGGGCCAAATTCCCTTCCACCTTTACATTGGTGAGACTGTCTTCCTGAGAGGGGCTAATGGTGATTTTCGGTGGTTAAAATGGtaagcattttatttccttgctggCGTAGGACATCTCATGGTGGTAAACCACAATGCTATTGGAAGAGTATGGCCACCTCAGATAGGTGATATGTGGCCCTTTGGGTGACAGATACACAAATGAGAGAATTGAAAGAGCTGTAAGGCAGGAGCAAGGCACAGTTCActgtagtaatagtaatagtagtaagTTAACTTGAAAATGATCATACTCTACCCTTCCAGCCCCAGTTCAGGTTCCTTGGAAGAGGGAGATGTGACCATATGGGTAAAGGTACAAAAAAcaactctggggcacctgggtggctcagatggttgggcgtctaccttcggctcaggtcgtgctcccggggtcctgggattgagtcccgcatcgggctctctgctccttgggaagcctgcttctccctctgcctctgcctctctctctctgtgtctctcatgaataaataaataaaatcttaaaaaaaaaaaaaaactctggggggagtggggaattaaaaaaaaaacaaaaacaaaacaaaaaaaccaaacccctGATTGTTCTGAAATCAATGGCACAGGGCACCATATGATCACACCTGATGCAAAGGATGCTGGGAAATGTTATCTTTAGGAAGGAAGTCATGTGACCAGCAGAACCCTCCATTATTGGAGGAGAAAATAGATAGAATTATACCATAATCGGGTTTATTAAGCATAGAGGAACTTTTTaatgcctctctcttttttttgagattaaaaaaattgttttaagtaatctctctatacccaatgttgggctcgaacttacagccctgagattaagagtcacacgctccatccactgagccagccaggcaccccgtaaTGTCTCTTTATTAAACTTCCCTTCAGTCTCAGTCTTTGACAAAATCAGGCTAATCTTTAATTGCTACCAGTTCAAACTCCCGCCCCAACCCAAATCATTAATCCagttacttaaaaatttgtttattggACATCTGTGTGTTGGCTTACTTATATGGTAGCATTTCCTAGACCTGAGAGTCGAGTAGaggagatagaaaataaacaagcaaaataagaaatagaacttgggacacctgggtggctccgttggttaagcatctgccttcagctagggtcatggtcctggggtcccaggatcgagtccccatgtcgggctccctgctcggcagggagtctgcttctccctctccctctgctcctccccctgcctgtgctctcttgcttgtgcactctctcaaataaataaataaaatcttaaagaaaaaaaatagaacttaacTACAGATGTTGATAAGTCTTGTACAGGAAACAGGCTGTTGTGATAATCATgaaaggcagggcagggagcctaTTTTAGGTTTGGTGTCAGGAAAGCTTTGGAGGAGCTGACAAATGAACAGAGCCTTGGGAAATACCAAGGAGATGGCCATGTGACAGAGCGAGATTGTGGAGACCAGGCAAGGCAGACGGTATTTAAGGCCTCAAGTGGGAAAACGTTTAGTGCTCCTGAGGAATGTGTAGGCAGCCAGTGTGGTTGTAGCATAGGAGGTATATATGAAGGAGGTGGTATATTGCATAGCATGGCAGGGTGGAGAGGGGCCACGTCAGGTAGGTCTTTGGGCCATATGAAaaagtttggattttgttttatacCAATGAGGAGTCACTAGAGATTTTAAGCAGAAAACGGCATgagtttatttatgttttcaaaagatCTTTCTTACTGCTGAGTGGAGAATTGATTGGAAGACAGCAGGAGGAGAAGCCAGAAGACAAGGAGCATTTTTTTAGAACCACACATAAGAAAGGATGACtttggggtatctgggtggctcagttggctaagcatccactcttgatttcggctcaggtcatgatctcagggccctgggatccagccctgcattgagtcctacgtcgggctctgcacaccaggcatgagctctctctctctctctctctctctctcaaataaacaaataaaatctttaaaaaagagagagagagaaagaaaaaaaggggaagaaagagaaagaaagaaagaaaaagaaaaagaaagaaagaaaggaggaaaggaaggaaggaaggaaatcctctTAGATAAGAATGATAGCAATAGAGGTGGGAAAAAGTGGATGAATTTAAGAAGTATCTGGAGAATTTCCTTCAAGAGTGGCTTAAAACCAGTTATTTTATGCATAAGAGTCTAAGCATGTTCTTTAAAACCTATTTTTCCCCCTAGGATGACCAAGAATTTGGAGTTAGTGATTAGTTGAAGTTAGTGTCCTGCTGTATCATGTTTGTTAATAATTTTCAGAGGGTAGCAGAAGTGGAGGGTGGGTGAGACCTAACTTCCAGAGAAAAGAGCAcagtcctctctcttctcttaacTCTACTGATTAAAACCTTGGAAACTGGGGAAATTTGTTTTACTCTCTCTTTTATGGAAtctaaaaggaaggagaaatgttCAGAACCTGCTTCTCAGATCAGATATTGACAGCATAATAAAGTGTGTGAAGATGGGGAAGATAATTAAGCCTTCCTTTCTTAACAGTtatatcctatttctttttttttttaagattttatttatttgagagagagaatgtgcacgagccgggggaggggcagagggagaggaacaagcagactccacgctgagccaggGGCCCAACAGCAACtggatctcacgactctgagatcacaacctgagctggaatcaagagtcagatgctcaaccgactgagccacctaggtgcccccattTATATCCTATTTCTGTTTAGGCACTTTCCCTTCCCCTCCGTCCTATCAGGTCAACAAGGACATATTGAGTGTCTGCTACATGTCTAGCCATGGGGTCTTTCCATTGGaggtgaagaagaagaagacaggtCCTGATTTCTAAAATTGTATAATCTCCCTGGgaagatgaatgaaaaataatgaagccaTTCATACTCAATACCAGATGATATGAAATGCTGCATAATTAAGCACTGAGAGAGCATAGTACAGATGACAAATGCTACTGAAATACAGAGTagaaggcaaaagaaagggaTTGGAAAGTAATATTTATGAGGTATCAATCCATCGTACACATTTTATACTTGAACACTCATTCCATTCTCCCCACTCTTCTGCAGCATTAGGACTGGGGTGGGGACAGATGGGTGGGCTGGAGTAGTCACAGAAGGGGACACGAATGAGTGAGTCTGTCTTGGGCCAGGCTTGAAACAGGTGGAGAAGAGTGAAGAAGGTGATGGAACCAACATAACTCGTCAACACATATACTTATGTTGGTTCCATCACCATCTTCATATGTGTTGACTAGTCATGTTCTAGGGAAGAGGAAAACTTGCTCCTGAACCCTAGCAGCGGCATGAATGGGGAGAGCCTCAACTCCAGACAGACCCTTTTAGATAGAGTTTAGTCAGTCATGACAAGATAGTGATGATTACTGGACAACATAAAgatgatgttttattttgttaatcaccatttAACACATTTGAGGAAGAATTCTGAAATGGAAGGTGAGAAACCAGCTTGGAGGAAGTAGTATTAGAGGCAAATGGGGGTAGTAGA
Coding sequences within it:
- the PECR gene encoding peroxisomal trans-2-enoyl-CoA reductase isoform X2; this translates as MGSCGEWKSFLAPGLLRHKLAIVTGGATGIGKAIATELLQLGCSVVIASRNFDRLKSVADELKASLPPTNQAQVTPIKCNIRKEEEVNNLVKSTLDTYGKINFLVNNAGGQFTSPTGHISAKGWHAVIETNLTGTFYMCKAVYNSWMKEHGGSIVNIIILTRNGFPGFVHSGAARAGVYNLTKSLAVEWASSGIRINCVAPGVIYSPTAIDNYGPLAKNLFGNSFMRIPAKRIGVPEEIMTTGLTGQGTFLLSNR